The following proteins are co-located in the Vibrio azureus genome:
- a CDS encoding toll/interleukin-1 receptor domain-containing protein, protein MKKVFISYSHKDESLKDDLDEHLTMLKRTNIISVWHDRKILAAEDWKDQIDTNLESADIIILLVSPSFLASDYCYDKEVKRAIERQEQGSAQIISIILRPCDWNSCEFSKFQAVPKDAKAITTWENTDTAWLDAINRIKEHINEFKPKKNLRS, encoded by the coding sequence AAAAAAGTATTTATAAGTTACTCACATAAAGATGAATCTCTTAAAGACGATCTCGATGAACATTTAACTATGTTAAAAAGAACTAATATTATTTCGGTCTGGCATGACAGAAAAATCTTAGCAGCAGAGGATTGGAAAGACCAAATTGACACTAATTTAGAAAGTGCAGATATAATAATACTTCTTGTCAGCCCGAGCTTTCTTGCATCAGATTATTGTTATGATAAGGAAGTAAAGCGTGCGATAGAGAGGCAAGAGCAAGGATCTGCACAAATAATTTCGATAATTTTAAGGCCTTGTGATTGGAACTCATGTGAATTTTCTAAATTTCAAGCAGTGCCTAAAGATGCAAAAGCGATTACAACTTGGGAAAATACAGATACAGCATGGTTAGATGCAATTAATCGCATTAAAGAGCATATTAATGAGTTTAAACCAAAAAAAAACTTGAGATCGTAG